A stretch of DNA from Sandaracinaceae bacterium:
ACGCACAGCAGCGAGCGTCGCGGCGGATCGCGCAGCCCCTGGCGAGCGAAGGTCTAGGCGCGCTCGGCGAACCACTCGCGCAGGACGCGCTCGTGGAGGTCGAAGGCCAACTGGGTAGGCTCCGTGACCACCAGGCACTCGAGCGTCTCGTGGCTCAGCACGAAGGGCGGTAGGTCGGCGCCGCGCAGGGGCGGGGCCTCCCCGAAGATCAGCAGGGTGCCGCCAGGTGCGCTGAGCACGCGGCGCTCGCGCACGGTGCTCCCGTCGATGCGGATCCCCGTCTCTTCGAACAGCTCACGGGCGGCGGCGCTCTGCCAGTCCTCGCCGTGGTCGATGAACCCACCGGGCAGCGCCAGGCCGCCGCGATGGGGCTCGATGCCGCGGCGGATCACGAGCACCCCGGCGTCGATGGGTTGCAGCACGACCGCCACCGGGCTCGGGCTCAGGTACGAGACCTTCGTGCACGCGGTGCACGTGCGCGGCCAGGACGCGTCAGTCGGGTAGGGAGCGCCGCAGTACGAACAGTGACTGTGCTTGCGCAGCTCGGGCATGCTGCGAGGCTGCGGTTCCCGCAGGCGCTGAGTCAAGCGGTCACGGAACGGGAGCCTGCGCGAACCCGTCAGCACCCGTCGAAGACGACCTCGCCCACCACGTGGGTCTCGTCTTCGAGGGTGCAGTCGACGCGCGTGTGGCCGCGCACGAGGCGCACGTCGTTGACGGTCGTGTTGGTGTGCTCGACCGACACCTCGAAGCGGGAGCAGTGGTCGCGCGGGACGCGGAAGACCGTACAGTCGGTGCCGTTCGAGTTGCGGCAGCTGCCAGGGACCTCGATATCCAGACGGACGCCTTCGAGCGGGTCCACCGTCGGGTAGATGGCGCCATCGTTGTGGCCGGCGCCGTGGAGGTTGGCGCCCATGCGTCCATAGGGCTGCATGGAGTGGCAGTCGGTAGGAGTCAGCGTGAACGAGCCATGCGGCCCGCCCTCGATGCGCAAGCTGCCTTCCGTGCTGCCGCAGCTACCCGTGGCGACGACGAGCACGAGCGGGATCACCATGAAGAGGCCGAGCGCCATGAAGGCGCCGCGCTTGTTGCCGGCCACCTGCTGCGCTACGCGGGCCGCCTCTTCCTCCTCCTCGGACGGGCTCGAGGAAGGGGTGCTCTCGGATGGGGGCTGGTCGCTCATGATGGGGGCAGGGTGCCACACATCGTGTCTGCATCGGGCCTTCGGTGAAGCGGGCGGGGCACGTCCTAGTTGGGGCAGGGCCGCGCAACTGGCCGGACGTAGGCGCACGGTGCGGCGCCCGCGCCCGACCTGCCCATGGTACGAAAAACGTGGCGTTGTTCCAAAAGTTGCTCCGATACGATTTACTTTCGGCCCCACATGCACTAGACATTGAATACTCATTCAGTCGGCACGCCCCCGCGCGGCCGAACCGAACCCCGATAGGAGCGAACCATGTCCGAAGCGATCGTCTACGACGCGCTGCGCACCCCGCGCGGCAAAGGAAAGCAGAACGGGAGCCTGCACGAG
This window harbors:
- a CDS encoding NUDIX domain-containing protein, with amino-acid sequence MPELRKHSHCSYCGAPYPTDASWPRTCTACTKVSYLSPSPVAVVLQPIDAGVLVIRRGIEPHRGGLALPGGFIDHGEDWQSAAARELFEETGIRIDGSTVRERRVLSAPGGTLLIFGEAPPLRGADLPPFVLSHETLECLVVTEPTQLAFDLHERVLREWFAERA